The Oryzihumus leptocrescens sequence GCGGCGAGCCCCTCGGCGTCGGCCAGCCGCACCGCCGCGTCGGCGATCGCGTCCAGGCTCAGGCCGGGCTTCGGACCGCGCCGGGACGGCTTCTCCAGCCCCCAGAGCAGCCGCAGGACCCGTGGGACCTCGACCTCGTCGGCTGTGCTCATGGGGCTCCTTCCAGCGGGACGGCGACGCCCGATCCTAGATCTGTTTACGCCTTACGCAAAAGTGCGCTACCTTCTGCTTACGCCATACACAGTGTATGCCGTACGCAGTCAAGGAGGGCGGTCATGACAAGCACGGATCTGCGTCCCGGGGCGGGCGCCCCGCGGCGTGCCGGACGACGGGAGTGGGTCGGGCTGGGCGTGCTGGCCCTGCCCCTGCTCCTGGTCTCGATGGACGTCTCGGTCCTCTACTTCGCCGTGCCGGCGATCAGCCGGGACCTCGGGGCGACGGCGACCCAGCAGCTGTGGATCCTCGACATCTACGGCTTCGTCCTCGCCGGCCTTTTGCTGACGATGGGGGCACTGGGCGAGCGGGTCGGCCGGCGCCGCCTGCTCATGGTGGGTGCCTTTGCCTTCGGGGCGGCCTCGCTGGCCGCCGCCTACGCCCCCGGCCCCGGCTCCCTCATCGCCGCCCGGGCCGTGCTCGCCGTCGGCGGGGCCACGCTCATGCCGTCGACCGCGTCCCTGGTGCGGCACCTGTTCGAGGACCCGAAGCAGCGCACCACCGCGATCGCGATCTGGACCGGCGCCATGACCGGTGGCGTCTCGCTCGGGCCCGTGCTGTCCGGCCTGCTGCTCGAGCACTTCTGGTGGGGGTCGGTGTTCCTCGTCAACCTGCCGGTCATGGCGTTGCTGCTCGTGCTCGCCCCGGTGCTGCTGCCGGAGTACCGCAACCCCGCCGCCGGCCGCTTCGACCTTCTCGGCTCACTGCTCTCGCTCGGCGCGGTGCTGCCGCTGGTCTACGGCATGAAGAACGGCGCGGTCGAGGGCTTCGGCGCGGCGCAGCTGGCCTGGGTCGGTGCCGGCCTGCTCGTCGGCGCGGCGTTCCTGGTGCGCCAGCGCCGGGCCGCGCACCCGATGCTCGATCTGGCGATGTTCCGGGGCCGCGGGTTCAGCGGGTCGCTCGGCGTCAACACCGTGACCATGTTCGCCCTGGTGGGTCACGCCGTGTTCGTCACGCAGTACCTCCAGCTCGTGCTCGACATGTCCCCGCTGACCGCCGCACTGTGGAGCCTGCTGCCCAGCGTCGGCGTCGCCGTCGCCGCCCCGGTCGCCGGCGCCGTGTCGCAGAAGGTCAACCGGGCCGTGGTCATGGGCAGCGGCCTGGCGGTCGCCGCGGCCGGGTTCGCCGTGATGAGCACCGTCCAGCCGGACTCCCCGCTGGCGCTGCCGATGGTGGGGGCCGGGCTGCTCGCCGCCGGCCTGGTCGCCGTCATGACCCTGGTCAGCGACGTCGTCATCGGCAGCGTCTCCGCGCCCAAGGCCGGCGTCGCCGCCGCGGTCAGCGAGACGAGCAGCGAGCTCGGTGGCGCGCTGGGCATCGCGGTCCTGGGCAGCATCGGGGCGGCCGTCTACCGCCGGACCGTCGAGCCGGCACTGGCGGGCCTGCCCACGGGCGCACGGGCGGCCCACGAGAGCCTCGCCGGGGCGCTCGGCACCGCCGCTCAGCTGCCGGGCGCGGCCGGCCGTCAGCTCGCCGACGCCGCACGGCAGGCGTTCGTCGACGGGTTCCACGTCGCTGCCCTCACCGGGACCGCGCTGCTCCTGCTCGCGGCCGTGCTCACGCCGGTCCTGCTGCGCAGCGTGCTCGCGCGGCCTGCGGAGGAGGTCGCGCGGGAGGTGGGCGTGGTCGGGGCGGCCTGAGGCGGCCGGGCGTGATACCCGGCTTTGCGCAAGATGGTGCTGCTGGGAGGCCGCGAAACCGGCCTCCCAGCAGCTCTTTCTTGCGCAAAGGGGCGGCCACCCGCGGCCTCCGGGTCAGAGGACCGAGGTGCCGTACATCTCCCCGAGCGGGTCGGCGATGAGCTCCAGCCGCGCGCCGTCGGGGTCGCGGAAGTAGATCGAGGTGCCGCTCTCCTCCTGGTAGTCCACGCCGGCCTCGCGCAGCTTGCCCTTGAGCCGTTCCCACTTCTCCGGCTCGACCGAGATGGCGATGTGGTGCAGCCCGCCGAGGACCTCGGCGTACGGCCCGACCCCCAGGCCCGGGAAGTCGAAGAACGCCAGCAGGTTGTTGTTGCCGATGTCGAA is a genomic window containing:
- a CDS encoding MFS transporter — translated: MTSTDLRPGAGAPRRAGRREWVGLGVLALPLLLVSMDVSVLYFAVPAISRDLGATATQQLWILDIYGFVLAGLLLTMGALGERVGRRRLLMVGAFAFGAASLAAAYAPGPGSLIAARAVLAVGGATLMPSTASLVRHLFEDPKQRTTAIAIWTGAMTGGVSLGPVLSGLLLEHFWWGSVFLVNLPVMALLLVLAPVLLPEYRNPAAGRFDLLGSLLSLGAVLPLVYGMKNGAVEGFGAAQLAWVGAGLLVGAAFLVRQRRAAHPMLDLAMFRGRGFSGSLGVNTVTMFALVGHAVFVTQYLQLVLDMSPLTAALWSLLPSVGVAVAAPVAGAVSQKVNRAVVMGSGLAVAAAGFAVMSTVQPDSPLALPMVGAGLLAAGLVAVMTLVSDVVIGSVSAPKAGVAAAVSETSSELGGALGIAVLGSIGAAVYRRTVEPALAGLPTGARAAHESLAGALGTAAQLPGAAGRQLADAARQAFVDGFHVAALTGTALLLLAAVLTPVLLRSVLARPAEEVAREVGVVGAA
- a CDS encoding VOC family protein, giving the protein MTSEIDLAAIDAERERLRTTYLRSPRERPASSARGLHHFAVVCSDVEATIRFYQELLEFPLTEIFENRDYKGSNHFFFDIGNNNLLAFFDFPGLGVGPYAEVLGGLHHIAISVEPEKWERLKGKLREAGVDYQEESGTSIYFRDPDGARLELIADPLGEMYGTSVL